Proteins from a genomic interval of Gemmatimonadaceae bacterium:
- the pal gene encoding peptidoglycan-associated lipoprotein Pal has protein sequence MMRTHRIAGLTLALLSVTILDACHHKAAPAPTPTQASMSGPNADSARLAQEDAARRAAADAARRRADSIAAAEAAARDAANSAGSLRSALTAMVHFDYDQSDLRPEDRAILDAKVPILQANPGVMIRIAGHTDERGSDEYNLALGQRRAAAAKRYLIDHGVADSRIETISYGEERPIAQGSDESAWAQNRRAEFEITSGGQTLRKP, from the coding sequence ATGATGCGCACGCACCGGATCGCGGGGCTGACGCTGGCACTGTTGTCCGTGACCATCCTCGACGCCTGTCACCACAAGGCCGCACCCGCGCCGACGCCAACCCAGGCCTCGATGTCGGGTCCGAACGCCGACAGCGCGCGCCTGGCTCAGGAAGACGCGGCACGCCGCGCCGCCGCTGATGCCGCGCGCCGCCGGGCCGACTCGATCGCCGCCGCCGAAGCCGCCGCACGCGACGCCGCGAATTCCGCGGGCAGCCTCCGCTCGGCGCTGACCGCGATGGTGCACTTCGATTACGATCAGTCCGACCTGCGGCCCGAGGATCGCGCGATTCTCGATGCCAAGGTGCCGATCCTGCAGGCCAACCCGGGCGTGATGATTCGCATCGCCGGCCACACCGACGAACGAGGATCGGACGAGTACAACCTGGCGCTGGGGCAGCGGCGCGCCGCCGCGGCCAAGCGATATCTCATCGATCACGGTGTCGCGGATTCGCGCATCGAAACCATCAGCTACGGAGAGGAGCGTCCCATCGCGCAGGGATCGGATGAGTCCGCATGGGCGCAGAATCGCCGCGCGGAATTCGAGATCACCTCGGGTGGCCAAACGCTGCGCAAGCCATGA